A segment of the Methanomassiliicoccaceae archaeon DOK genome:
GGTCCAGGGCGTGGGGGCGTCGATGCTCGCGGCGTCCTCCGTGATGCTGAGCGTGAAGTTCCTCCCGTTTCACATGACGAGCTTCGGCCTCGGCGTGGGGCTCCTGGGTTCGTCCATCGGCGCGGCGATAGGCCCCGCGCTCGGGGGCGTGCTGGCCGAGACCCTCTCCTGGCACTGGGTCTTCTTTATCAACGTGCCCGTCGGCATAGTCGCGGCGGTCATAGCCCACAGGGCCATCCCCGCCGACACCGGATTCGACAGGAGCGCCTTCGACTACAAGGGCTCCGTGCTCCTGTTCCTGTCATTGGTCACGGGCCTCTACGCCCTGGAGTCGTTCCCGTCCCACGGCGTCACGACGGCGACGGTGGTTTCGCTGGTCCTGTTCGTGGTCCTGTTCTCGGTGTTCGTGCTGTACGAGCGCAGGATATCCATCCCCGTGCTGAACCTGAAGGTGTTCCGCAGCGGGAGGTTCGTGGCGGTGTCCGTCTCGTTCCTGATAATGAACGCCTGCTACATGGGGTGCCTTTACCTCCTGCCCTACTACATGAGGGTGGAGCTGGGCTTCGACACGATCATGTGCGGGCTGTTCCTGCTCGTTGCCGCCGTGATGACACTGATATTCTGCCTCAAGGTCGGGAAGATGGCCGACATGAGGGGCAACAGGCCCTTCGTCATCGCCGGATGCTTCCTGATGGTCGTGGCGATGGCCCTGTTCTCGCTCATGGACGCGTCCATGCCCACATGGGTGCTCATAGTCGGGCTGGCGCTGCTGGGCACGATGTGGGGCGTCGCCGGCGGTCCGGTGGGCAGCAGACTCATCGACAACGTGCCATCCGACCAGAGGGGCTCCGGGTCCGCGCTGCTCTCGTTCTTTATCTACTTCGGCAGCGCCCTGGGCACCGCGCTGTTCGCGGGGCTGTTCGGGTTCGGTTCCGCGTCCGCCGGGCAGCCCATCGCCGACCTCGACCCCGCGGTGTTCATGGAGGGATTCGGATTCGCCATGGCCTTCGGAGTCGCCATCGCAGCCCTGGCGCTGATCCTGTCCTGGGCGGTCAACGAGAGGAGGTCCGCGGCATGACGATCAGGACGAGCTTCGACAGGATCTACCGCGCCATGACCGTGAGGAGCAGTGCGTGGACAAGAGGCAGGGGACCATGGACCTGACATACAAGGAGATGATGTATCTCTACCTGATCGACCTCACCGAGGACTGCACGGTGTCCAAGCTGGCCGACATGATCAACGTCTCCCTGCCCGCCGTGACGAAGAGGATAAACTCCCTGGAGGAGCGCGGGCTGGTCCAGAGGACCAGGAGCGAGGGGGACGGGAGGGTCAAGACCGTCACGCTCTCGGAGCGCGGTGCCGCGCTGTCCAAGCGCATGGACGACCTCTTCTATCCCATACTCGACCGCTTCGCGGAGAGGTTCCCCCCGGAGGACGTCGCCAGGTTCTGCACGATGCTGGACATGCTCTCGGACGACATCGAGGGTGCCATCAGGGGGAGTGCGCAGTGAGCGGAGCCTCCATCGTCACAATGGACGAGTCCAGGGTGATCACGGACAGGAGGGGCCAGTGGATGATCCTGGCCGTCATGGCCGTGGCAATGTTCCTGGACGGCATGGACGGGACCATCGTCAACGTGGTCCTGCCGGAGATCAGCGGGAGCTTCTCCACCGATACCAGCACCACATCCTGGGTCGTGACGATCTACTTCCTGATGATGGCGGGGCTGATCCTCATCTTCGGCAAGGTCGCCGACGGCGGGGCCATCAAGAGGGTGTTCGTGGGGGGCATGGCGATCTTCACCGTGAGCTCCCTGCTCTGCGGGCTCTCCACGACGCTCCCGCTGCTGCTGGCCTTCAGGGCGGTGCAGGGAGTCGGCGCGGCCATGCTCGCGGTCTCCGCCTTCATGCTCTGCGTCAAGTTCCTGCCCAAGTCCATGGCGGCCTTCGCCATGTCCATGGGCGTGCTCGGGATCGCCGTCGGAGGCGCCATGGGCCCGGCCATAGGCGGGGTGCTGTCGGAGCTGATGTCCTGGCACCTGGTGTTCTTCATCAACGTGCCCATCGGTATCGTGGCGATCGCCCTGGCCCTGAAGGCCGTGCCGAGGGACGGCGAGTTCACCGCCAGGGGGTTCGACCTGAGAGGCGCGGCCCTGCTGTTCGTGTCCATGGTGTGCGGGCTCTACGTGCTGGAGTCCGCCCCCTCCCATGGGTTCGACGGGGTGTCCGCCGCATGCCTGCTGGTGTTCGTCGTCGGCATGGCGCTGTTCGTCATGGTCGAGCGCAGGGCCGCGGACCCGGTGCTGAAGCTCCGCCTGTTCAGGCTCCCCAGGCTGCTGGCGGCAATCGTCACGATGGTGATCATCAACATGTGCTACATGGGATGCATCTACCTGATCCCGTACTACCTCCAGGTGGAGATGGGTCTGGACAGCATCGACAGCGGGTACTACCTGCTCATCCCCGCGGTGGCCACACTGGCGTTCTGCGTGTGGATAGGCAGACTGGCGGACAAGTACGGCAACAGGCCGTTCGACATATTGTCCTGCGTCATCATGCTAGCGTCGATGGTGGTCTTCGCCCTCATCGACCCGGATGCGGTGTGGATGCTGGTGCTCGGACTGATCTGCATGGGTGTGATGTGGGGCATCGGAGGCGGCCCGATCTCCAGCAGGATGCTGGAGAACGTCCCCGACGAGGACCGCCCGTCCAGCTCGTCGCTGAACTCGTTCATCATCTACTTCGGCTGCGCGGCGGGCACCGCGCTGTTCGCGGGCCTGTTCGGCCTGGGCTCGGGCTCCTCCGGGCAGGACCTGGCAGGCCTGAGCGGGGAGGTGTTCCTGGAAGGGTTCCGCTTCGCGATGGTGTTCGGAGTCGTGCTGTCCATCATCGCCCTGGTGCTGTCCTGGGCGGTCAACGAGAGGAAGGCCCCGAGGCGGCGCGCGGAGGATTGACCCCCGCAGCCCGTCGGGGAAGGGAGAGCGGGGCGGGACCGTCGAGGGGACATCCCGCCCCGACCACAGACCGAGCGATCCTCCAACACACCGAACCGCCCCTTCCGGATCCCGACTGAGATGCGGATCCGCCGCATGCGGCAGTCGGAACCATTGTCTACCTATTCGGCATAATCCACAAGCATGAAGATCTACGAGGCCTACGAGCTGGCCATCAGGACCGGCATGGAGATGGACCCCCGCCCGAAGGACGAGGTCCAGAAGGTCCTTGACGACGCCAGGGAGGCGTACGACAAGCTCCCCGAGGACAGGAGGGAGCTCTTCGACCAGGAGAGGCTCTGGAACCCCTACACCGACTCCCGCTTCTCCGTGATGGCCGACGAGGCCCGCGACATGGAGGCCGAGTGCCTCATGTGGGGGATAGACGTCGGACCCGCCGAGGTCCTCCTCGCCGACAGGCTGAGGGAGAAGGGCAGGAACGTCTCCGCACTCGTCGCCCACCATCCCATCGGCATCGCGAGGACCAAGTTCCCGGAGGTCATGTGGATGCAGACCGACATGTACCACGAGATGGGGGTGCCCATCAACGTCACCGAGGGCCTCATGAAGCCCCGCATGGACGACGTCCTGCGCGGGGTCATGGGCTCCAACTACAACCAGGGCGCCGACGCGGCCAGGCTCCTCGGGATCCCGCTCTTCAACGTCCACTCGCCGGCGGACAACATGGTGCAGAGGTACCTGACCGACCTGTTCGAGAGGACCGAGCCGAAGAGGCTGGGGGACCTCATAGACGTCCTGTACACCGAGCCCGAGTTCAGGCAGGCCGCCAGGTGCAACAGCCCGCCGGAGATCATCGTCGGGGGCAAGAGCAACAGGTGCGGGAGGATCGTCTGCAAGATGACCGGCGGCACCTCCGGCCCGAAGGAGATCTACGAGAAGTTCGCTCAGGCCGGCGTGGGCACCGTGGTGGGTATGCACTTCCCCGAGAGCCACATCGAGGAGGCCAGGAAGAACAACGTGAACATCGTCATCTCCGGCCACATGTCCTCGGACTCCCTCGGGGTGAACCTCATCTGCGACGTGTGGGAGAGGCACGGCATAGACGTGCTCCCGTGCTCCGGATTCACCCGTTTCAGCAGGAACTGACATGTTCGAGAGGGCCTCCACCATTATTCGCGACGGGTCCAAGCTGGACTACGCCTACGTCCCCGCTAACCTGGTCCACAGGGAGGAGCAGATGGCGAGGCTGGAGACGCTCTTCAGGCCCCTCGCCGAGTCCGGCCGCCCATGCACCGCGTTCCTGACCGGCAGCGTGGGGACCGGGAAGACCGTGACGGCCACCAGGTTCTCCATGGACCTGGCGGACTACATGGCGAAGGCCGGGAGGCCCATCGACACCGTCTACGTGAACTGCCGCAACACCTCCGAGGCGGGGGCGCTGCTGCAGATCCTCAGGCACTACGACAGGGGGTTCCCGGACAGGGGGTTCTCCGCGGACGAGATGGCGCGCGCAATGGCGTCCCACCTGGCCACCGGGGAGCGCGCGATGCTGGTGATCCTGGACGAGGTGGACGTACTGCTCAAGAAGGGCTCCGTGGACATCGTCTACCAGCTCACCAGGACCGACACCGCCCGCTCCGCGCCGGTGTGCGTGGTCCTGATCTCGCAGGAGCCCATCGACAGCCTCCTGGACGAGGCCTCGATGTCGACGTTCCGCAGGAGCAACACCGTCAGGTTCAACCGCTACTCCCGCGGGGAGCTCAGGGAGATAGTCGGGGCCAGGGCGGAGGAGGCCCTGCATCCCGGCAGGATAACCGAGGACGCGCTGGACCTCATCGCCGAGCACGCTGCGGAGTACGGCGATGCCAGGGTCGCCATAGAGCTGCTCGACAGGGCGGCGAACATCGCCGAGGAGGACTCCGAGGGCGAGGTGACCATCGAGCACGTCAGGGCCGCCAAGGCGATGATATACAGCTCGGTGTCCGAGGGGAGGCTGAGGTCCCTGGACATCAACAGGATGCTGGTGCTCCTCGCGGTTGCCCGCGCCATGAAGCAGAACCCCTCCATACCGTCGTCGTCCGCCGAGAGGACGTACGCCGTGGTCTGCGAGGAGTACGGGGTCCAGGCCAGGAAGCACACCCAGTTCTGGACGTACCTGCAGGACCTGGACAGGATCGGGGTGGTGAAGGTCGGGGTCTCCACGGACAGCAACGGCAGGGTGGCCACCGTGGCGCTGCCAGACATCCCGTCCAAGGTGCTCGCCGAGAAGATGGAGGCGATCGTGGAGGAGAGGCTCAGGGAGGTCGACGATGAGATGCGATCTCTGCGACCGCGAGGCCGTGACGTTCGTCAGGTACAACGGCTCCCACCTGTGCGACAGGCACTTCATGCGCTACGTGGACCGCAGGGTCAAGCGCGAGATCAGGAAGCAGATCGATGTCAAGCACGGCGACAGGATCGCCGTGGCCGTCTCAGGCGGCAAGGACAGCATGGTCGCCCTGAAGATGATATCCTCGGTGTTCGGGCCGAGGAACGGCGTGGAGGTCCACGCCATAACGATAGACGAGGGCATAGAGGGATACCGCCCTCCCAGCGTGGACATCGTCAGGAGGTTCTGCGAGTCCAACGGCGTGGCCTTCCATCTGAGGTCGTTCACCGAGCTGGGGGTCACCATGGACGAGGCCGCCCCCGTCTCCGGGGACGCCAGCCCGTGCACCTACTGCGGCGTGTTCCGCAGGAGGCTCATGAACGACGAGGCCAGGAGGATAGGCGCCGACTGGCTGGCCACCGGCCACAACCTCGACGACATGGCCCAGTCCGTGATGATGAACTTCGTCAGGGGCGACGTGGAGAGGCTGGCCAGGATGGGCCCGCACGAGACCGTGCAGCCCGGGCTGATCCCCAGGTTCATGCCCCTGAGGACGATCCCGGAGAAGGAGACGCTGCTGTACGCCCTGGTGTCCGGGCTGGAGTTCTGGGACGGCGTCTGCCCCTACTGGCAGGAGGCCCTGAGGAACCAGTACCGCGACATGGTCGACGGGCTGGAGGACAGGTCCCCCGGCGCGAAGTTCGGGATCCTGTCGTCGTTCGACACCCTCCGCCCTATGCTGCACAGGGAGTACGCCGGGGCGACGCTCCATCCGTGCCCCAGGTGCGGTGAGCCCACCGTCGGCAGCAGCTGCAAGTCCTGCGAGCTGCTGGACACGCTCAGGGCGAGGATACAGGGCTGACGTTCAGAGGTCCAGGATCTCGGCCCCGACCTTTGACACCACTCCGCAGAAGGCGATGCCGTACAGGACGACCCTCCCCTTCATGCCGTTGTAGTACCTGCGGTCGTGGATCTGGCGGATTGCGTCCTCCACGGCCGTGTCCAGCTTGTCGATGGCGTCAGCAGTCTTCAGCTCGATGATGATGGGTGGGGAGCCGCCCTTCAGTGGTGTCAGGACGATGTCGGTGCGACCGTTGCCTTCCTGCCTCTCGGTCCTGACATCGTGACTTTCCGCGAGGGTCCCCTTCAGGATCGTCATTAGCAGTATCTCGTACGCGTATTCCCTGTTCAGGTTTAGGTAGTTCCCGCTTGTCAGCAGTCTGTTCAGGACGGTCTCCATCGGTTCCGTCCTCATGTCCAAAAGGGAGCTGCAGAACTCTACGAACAACTTGCTGCCCATGACCGGCTTGTTGTTGGTCAGGATCCTCTCGAGGTCCTCCTTGACCTCTCTGTTGGGTATCGAGATGAGGTAGGTCTTAGAATCTGTAGGTTCAGCCTTGAGGTACCCCGTCATCGCCATGAGCGAGTAGAGGTTCGTGTCCCACAGGGACATCATGTCCTCGTATGTGATGTCGTAGCGGAGTTCGGTCTCGATGGAACCTCCGGACAGGATGGTGATAACCTTGTCGATGTTCGATTCATCGGCCCTCTGGATCATCCATCTGAGGGACACGTTCTCGCTTGTTCCCGTCCAGTATCCTTCGGCCCTGAAGCCGTTCTGAACGTACAGCATGACGCTGTACGGGTTGTAAACCTCGGCATCACCGAAACGGTACCCGTCGTACCATGCTCTGACGTCGTCGAAACTGTCCTGATGGCCGTAGTATCCCAGGATGTCCCTGACCTCTGCCTCTGTGAACCCGAACCTCTCGTCGGAGGTGGTCGATGCGATGTTGTTGATACTGATGTTGTTCAATCCCGAGAACATTCCCGCCTTGGCCACCTGCATGACTCCGGTGACATACGCCATCTGGAGGTTCCGGTTGCTCTTGAGGGTGGTGGAGAAGAATCCGCTGAGGAAATCAATGATCATCTTCTGCGTTTCCGTGCCGAAGGAATCTGTTAGAGCACGGTCGTATTCGTCGATGAGCACGATAGATCTTCTGCCGTGGTACCTATGCAGGATCTCGCACAGCGTCAGGATGGATTCACGGAGGTCGTCCTCTGATGCCTTCTTGCTGTATATCCTGTCGAGGAGAAGGGATTCGCTCCTCATGACGACGTCGGAGCTCAGCTCCTTGTCGAACCTTTTGAAGGTCCTGATGATGATCGAGTTCAGGGACTCGATGAAGAGGCCGTAGTCCCTCGGATTTGCATCCTTCAGATCCAGGTAGATCACGGGGAACGCGTTGCGGTAGCGGTCGAACTCTGGGAACTCCGAGATGGCTAGTCCGTCGAACCACGTGTTTCCCTCATACTGCATGTTGAAGTAGGCGTCCAGCATGGTGATGTTGGTGGTCTTCCCGAAACGGCGTGGACGGGTGTACAGGTACACATCACCATCGCCCTTGTCGAGCATGTCCTTTATCAGGAGTGATTTATCGACATAGTATTTGTCGCGATCACGGATGTCCTGGAAGGACATTCCGCCGGTACTCACCTGCTTCATGTCGTCCAGTATGTGTTGGGTCAACATAAACTTACATCTGTCATGGCATGACGGTCTCCGTCCCGACCCGGGCTACCACTCCGCAGAAGGCGATGCCGTACAGGACGACCCTCCCCCTCATGCCGTTGTAGTACCTGTGGTCGTGGATCTGGGAGATCGCCTCGTCGACGGCATGGTCCAGGTCCTCGGGCCTCCCGGCCCTCTTCAGCTCGATCACGATGCCTGGATTGTCGGCATCCCCCGAGAACATGACGATGTCTGTGCGACCGTTGCCGCTCTGGACCTCGGTCCTCACATCGTATCCGTTGATGAGTCTCTTGAGGGTGACGGCGACTATGAGCTCGTAGGACTGCTCCATGTGGAGGTTATGGTAGTTGAACGCCGTCAGGATGCTGGGGTGGAAGCCCACGCGCGAGGACTTCCGGACCTTGCGTGCGGGTTCCGTTACGAGTAGTTTCAAGGAGATGAGAAAACAGGTCCGAGGTGGGAAAGGACCAGAGCCTTAGGTTGCAAGCTGCGGCCCTGGTCCTCGGAATAATCCGTCTGATTCTTGAGATTATTCGGTTATTCTGAGAAACACTTCGGCCCTTCGGGGCCAGGTCCTTCGAACGGGATTGTTGTATCCATATATATAACAGATGCGTTGGCGCAATCGTATGGCCCATCGGTCATCAGAAGTCCCTGAAGGGCACCAGGTCGCAGCATCCGCACTCGAAGCACATCGTCACCGAGGTCTCGGTGGTCAGCCCGTGCCTCCTCATGGCCGCCTTCTGCATCTCGGCCAGCCTAATCGCCCTCTCGGGGGTGATCTGCTCGCACCTGATGCCCGCCTCCATGAGCCTCACGCGGTTGATGTCGTTGACCCTGAGCGCCCTCAGCCCGGGAAGCACGCCCATCCTGCACATCCTCTCCATGGCGACGTCCAGGTCGGCGTCGGTCTCCCCCATCCCGTAGATGATGTTGGACACCACCCTCCCCCTGCCGAAGACGTCGACGGCGTCGGACAGCAGGGACCATATGGAGTCCATGTCCAGGTCCGGGCAGGCCTTCGAGAAGATCTCCCTGCTGGGCGACTCCAGGTTCAGCTTGATCTCGTCGGCGCCCGCCTCCTTTAGCCTCTCGATGTGCTCCCTGGACGAGACGTACGGCTCCACGCCGATTGGCATGTCCGGGCATCTGGAGCGGACGGCGCGGATCACGTCGACGAACCTGTCCACCGTGGATCCCACGTCGCCGACGACGCCGCTGGTGAGCGACACCGCCTTTACCTCGTAGGAGGAGAGCGAATCCTCCAGCATCTCCATGATCCTCTCGGTGGAGAGGTGCTTGTCCTCCGAGGGGTCCAGCAGCGGGGAGTTGCAGAAGGCGCACCTGTACATGCACCTGGGGTCCAGGTTGAAGAACGCCTGCTCCGGGCAGTGCCTAACAACGGGGACGATCTCCACCCTGGGGATGAACTGCCTGCCCCTCCTGGTGAGGGACAGCCTCCCCCTCTTGCCGACGACGAGCTCGAACTCGCCCGAATCGCGGGAGACGGTCTTCTTCACGCGGTACCCGTCGAAGGCGAACACCGCCGATCCGAACCCGGCGCCGGGCCCGGCGGTGGAGTGCGAGATCCTGCAGGGCGGCTCGAAGCCCTCGGGCAGCCTCACGGCCCCGCCCAGGGTCAGGACGGCCTTGCGCCTCAGAGCCTCTTCCATTTGGCGCCCTCCGCCGAATCCTCCAGGGAGAACCCGGCATCCTTGACGCGGTCGCGGATCATGTCGGCGAGGTCGTACATCTTGCGCTTCCTGAGCTCCTGGCGCAGGTCCACCAGGATGGACATGACGGCGTCCAGGTCCTCGCCGGTCTCGCCGTCCCGGGGCATGATGCCCAGCACGGTGTCGAACTCCGCGATGAGGGACATCCACTCCCTGGCGGTGGAGGCCGTCATCGTCCCCTCGGACATGGCCCTGTTGGACTCCGAGGCCATCTCGAACATGACGCCGATTGCCTCGCGGGTGTTGAAGTCGTTGTCCATGGCCTCCCTGAACCTGTTCCTGTACGAGGCGATCGCGTTGCCGTCGGCGGCGCCCTCGGGGGCGTCGCGGACGTAGGCCTGCAGCTCCCTGTAGTTGTTGGTGAGCCTGCCGAGGGCGGCACCGGCCTCGATCAGCATGTCCTCGCCGTAGACCAGGGGGCTCATGTAGTGGGTGTTGAGGAAGTAGAACCTGACGGTGCGGGTGTCGTACTTGGCCAGCACGTCCTTGACGGTGAAGAAGTTGCCCAGGGACTTGGACATCTTCTCCTCCTTGGACATGCCGTGGCCCTTCACCTGCAGCATCCCGTTGTGCATCCAGTAGTTGGCCAGCGGCTTCCCGGTGACCGCCTCGGTCTGGAGGATCTCGTTCTCGTGGTGCGGGAAGATAAGGTCGTTCCCGCCGCCGTGGATGTCGATCTGCTCGCCGAGGTAGCGGTAGATCATGGCCGAGCACTCGATGTGCCATCCCGGCCTGCCCCTGCCCCAGGGCGAGTCCCAGGAGACCTCCCCGGGCTTGGCGGCCTTCCAGACGGCGAAGTCCTGCGGGTTCCTCTTGTAGGGGTCCGCGGCGATCCTGCCGGAGGACTGCATCTGGTCGGCGGTGCGGTTGGTGAGCCTGCCCTCGCCGCCCATCTTAGCGACGTCGAAGTAGACGCTGCCGTCCTCGGCGACGTAGGCGTAGCCGTTGTCGATGATCCTCTGGACCATGGATATGATGTCGCCGATGCACTCGCTCGCCTTGGGGTAGATGTCGGCGCGGTTGATCCCCAGCCTGGCGGAGTCCTCGAAGTACTTCTGGATGTACCTTGCGGAGAGCTCCAGGGGCTCCACGCCCTCCTGCGCGGCGCGGGCGATGATCTTGTCGTCCACGTCGGTGAAGTTGGTGACGTGGGTGACCTCGTAGCCGGAGTACCTCAGGTACCTGGCGACCATGTCGAATACGATCATGCTCCTGGCGTGGCCCATGTGGATGTCGTCGTAGACGGTCACTCCGCAGACGTACATCCTGACCTTTCCGGGCTCGATGGGCTTGAACTCCTCCAGGGAGTTCGTGAGGGTGTTGTGGATCCTGAGTGACATCGGAATCGTCGGTTAATC
Coding sequences within it:
- a CDS encoding MarR family transcriptional regulator, whose protein sequence is MDKRQGTMDLTYKEMMYLYLIDLTEDCTVSKLADMINVSLPAVTKRINSLEERGLVQRTRSEGDGRVKTVTLSERGAALSKRMDDLFYPILDRFAERFPPEDVARFCTMLDMLSDDIEGAIRGSAQ
- a CDS encoding radical SAM protein, yielding MEEALRRKAVLTLGGAVRLPEGFEPPCRISHSTAGPGAGFGSAVFAFDGYRVKKTVSRDSGEFELVVGKRGRLSLTRRGRQFIPRVEIVPVVRHCPEQAFFNLDPRCMYRCAFCNSPLLDPSEDKHLSTERIMEMLEDSLSSYEVKAVSLTSGVVGDVGSTVDRFVDVIRAVRSRCPDMPIGVEPYVSSREHIERLKEAGADEIKLNLESPSREIFSKACPDLDMDSIWSLLSDAVDVFGRGRVVSNIIYGMGETDADLDVAMERMCRMGVLPGLRALRVNDINRVRLMEAGIRCEQITPERAIRLAEMQKAAMRRHGLTTETSVTMCFECGCCDLVPFRDF
- a CDS encoding MFS transporter, whose product is MAKSNSYARAHIPLLVTIALGMFLDGLDGTIVNVALPDISESFGMDSSLSSWIVTVYFLVLAGLVLIFGKLCDSGAIKKIIIAGFLVFSLASLACGLSEDIVVLLAARAVQGVGASMLAASSVMLSVKFLPFHMTSFGLGVGLLGSSIGAAIGPALGGVLAETLSWHWVFFINVPVGIVAAVIAHRAIPADTGFDRSAFDYKGSVLLFLSLVTGLYALESFPSHGVTTATVVSLVLFVVLFSVFVLYERRISIPVLNLKVFRSGRFVAVSVSFLIMNACYMGCLYLLPYYMRVELGFDTIMCGLFLLVAAVMTLIFCLKVGKMADMRGNRPFVIAGCFLMVVAMALFSLMDASMPTWVLIVGLALLGTMWGVAGGPVGSRLIDNVPSDQRGSGSALLSFFIYFGSALGTALFAGLFGFGSASAGQPIADLDPAVFMEGFGFAMAFGVAIAALALILSWAVNERRSAA
- a CDS encoding cysteine--tRNA ligase codes for the protein MSLRIHNTLTNSLEEFKPIEPGKVRMYVCGVTVYDDIHMGHARSMIVFDMVARYLRYSGYEVTHVTNFTDVDDKIIARAAQEGVEPLELSARYIQKYFEDSARLGINRADIYPKASECIGDIISMVQRIIDNGYAYVAEDGSVYFDVAKMGGEGRLTNRTADQMQSSGRIAADPYKRNPQDFAVWKAAKPGEVSWDSPWGRGRPGWHIECSAMIYRYLGEQIDIHGGGNDLIFPHHENEILQTEAVTGKPLANYWMHNGMLQVKGHGMSKEEKMSKSLGNFFTVKDVLAKYDTRTVRFYFLNTHYMSPLVYGEDMLIEAGAALGRLTNNYRELQAYVRDAPEGAADGNAIASYRNRFREAMDNDFNTREAIGVMFEMASESNRAMSEGTMTASTAREWMSLIAEFDTVLGIMPRDGETGEDLDAVMSILVDLRQELRKRKMYDLADMIRDRVKDAGFSLEDSAEGAKWKRL
- a CDS encoding AAA family ATPase, which gives rise to MKQVSTGGMSFQDIRDRDKYYVDKSLLIKDMLDKGDGDVYLYTRPRRFGKTTNITMLDAYFNMQYEGNTWFDGLAISEFPEFDRYRNAFPVIYLDLKDANPRDYGLFIESLNSIIIRTFKRFDKELSSDVVMRSESLLLDRIYSKKASEDDLRESILTLCEILHRYHGRRSIVLIDEYDRALTDSFGTETQKMIIDFLSGFFSTTLKSNRNLQMAYVTGVMQVAKAGMFSGLNNISINNIASTTSDERFGFTEAEVRDILGYYGHQDSFDDVRAWYDGYRFGDAEVYNPYSVMLYVQNGFRAEGYWTGTSENVSLRWMIQRADESNIDKVITILSGGSIETELRYDITYEDMMSLWDTNLYSLMAMTGYLKAEPTDSKTYLISIPNREVKEDLERILTNNKPVMGSKLFVEFCSSLLDMRTEPMETVLNRLLTSGNYLNLNREYAYEILLMTILKGTLAESHDVRTERQEGNGRTDIVLTPLKGGSPPIIIELKTADAIDKLDTAVEDAIRQIHDRRYYNGMKGRVVLYGIAFCGVVSKVGAEILDL
- a CDS encoding TIGR00269 family protein, with amino-acid sequence MRCDLCDREAVTFVRYNGSHLCDRHFMRYVDRRVKREIRKQIDVKHGDRIAVAVSGGKDSMVALKMISSVFGPRNGVEVHAITIDEGIEGYRPPSVDIVRRFCESNGVAFHLRSFTELGVTMDEAAPVSGDASPCTYCGVFRRRLMNDEARRIGADWLATGHNLDDMAQSVMMNFVRGDVERLARMGPHETVQPGLIPRFMPLRTIPEKETLLYALVSGLEFWDGVCPYWQEALRNQYRDMVDGLEDRSPGAKFGILSSFDTLRPMLHREYAGATLHPCPRCGEPTVGSSCKSCELLDTLRARIQG
- a CDS encoding MFS transporter: MSGASIVTMDESRVITDRRGQWMILAVMAVAMFLDGMDGTIVNVVLPEISGSFSTDTSTTSWVVTIYFLMMAGLILIFGKVADGGAIKRVFVGGMAIFTVSSLLCGLSTTLPLLLAFRAVQGVGAAMLAVSAFMLCVKFLPKSMAAFAMSMGVLGIAVGGAMGPAIGGVLSELMSWHLVFFINVPIGIVAIALALKAVPRDGEFTARGFDLRGAALLFVSMVCGLYVLESAPSHGFDGVSAACLLVFVVGMALFVMVERRAADPVLKLRLFRLPRLLAAIVTMVIINMCYMGCIYLIPYYLQVEMGLDSIDSGYYLLIPAVATLAFCVWIGRLADKYGNRPFDILSCVIMLASMVVFALIDPDAVWMLVLGLICMGVMWGIGGGPISSRMLENVPDEDRPSSSSLNSFIIYFGCAAGTALFAGLFGLGSGSSGQDLAGLSGEVFLEGFRFAMVFGVVLSIIALVLSWAVNERKAPRRRAED